The window ATTGGCCCTAGAACTTGTGGTGCCAACTCTACCACTGATACTTTTACACCACGGTGATGTAAGTTCTCAGCCATCTCTACTCCAATATATCCAGCTCCAACTACAACAGCATTTTCCGGTTTATTATCATCAACAAATCCTTTAATCAGATCTGTATCAGGAATATTTCTTAGAGTAAAGATATTCTTTCCGTCAATTCCTGGGAGAGGTGGCTTAATTGGATCAGCACCAGGAGATAATACTAGAACATCATAGCTTTCTGTATAAACCTCACCTTTAACCCAATCCTTTACTTTAACTTCCTTATTCCCTCTGTTAATACTCAATACTTCATTCATAACTCTTACATCAATATCAAATCTAGCTTCCATCGCTTCTGGAGTCTGTACCAATAACTTATCACGTTCCTTAATCACCTCACCGATATGATAAGGTAACCCACAGTTAGCAAAAGAGATATGTTCACCCTTTTCAAAGATAATAATCTCTGCCTCTTCATCAACCCTTCTCAATCTAGCTGCTGTGCTTGCTCCACCAGCTACACCACCAACAATCAATACCTTTTTACTCATTATCAAAACCTCCTTAATATTTAAATATTAATATATATTGATTTTATGATATAATCTATAAAATTTAAGTTTAAGCTTAAGTCTGGATCTAAGTAATTAAACTCAACCTTAAACTCAAGCCTAAACTTAAAATAGCGCCTTTACTACCTTCTTAGCATCTTCATCAATCACATAATAATTAATCTCAATCCCATTTCTTTCACCTTCTAAAATCCCTAAGTTTCTCAATTTAGCAAGGTGTTGGGATAGAGTAGACTGAGGAATCTCTAGACAACTTTGCATCTTAGATACATTACACCCCTCTTCTTTCATCAATCCTTTAACTATACACAATCTAATCGGATGGGACAAAGCCTTTAATACCTTGGCTTTAGATTCTAGTATTTCCATCTCCTTTGTGATATTCTCCACTTATCTTCCTCCTAATCGGCAGATTATTATATTTATATATTACGATATTTAGAGAGAATTGTCAAATCAATATTAGTTACCACTTTAAAAGCTTATTACAATAACAATCATCTTTACTAATATAACCTATTCTTTACTTATTAAATATATATCTAAAAATAGAAATACCTATAATAAAAAAACCCACTAATTTTTAGTGGGTTTTTTATCAATACAAGTACATAAATACATTTTTTATAATTCATATTTTTGATATACATCTTGGGCAAATTCATCTACGGCCTCAGTCAATACTCTATCAATCATCTCTTCATCAGAAGGAATAATTATAGATTCATCCTGATAATAATATTCACTATAGGTAGCTTTTTTAGTAACTGTCTTACTTAAAGCTATAGAAGCATCACTTACATCTAACAATTTAAATATAACTTTAGTATATGACTGCTTCTGTACATGATACCTTTTTTTCTGTTTACCATCCCAAGTTTCAACATACTCAGAACTTTCATCCTTATTTACACTTCCACTTAACACTTTACCTACAACTAGATAATCAACCCCTAAAATATTTCCTATCTCTTTGGCAGTCTCAGAATCAATTAATCCAGTTGCCCCTAACTGCTGCTCTTCTAAAATAGCATCAAGCTGTTTTCTCTCTACTACTTCAATAAATTTTGGATTTCTATCCAATAATTGAGCAGCAAATAGACTAGTTGCTCTACTTCCTAAGTTATATCTATAGGTTGTATCTTCAAAATCAATTACGGCTATTCTCTTTAATCTTAGCTCTCTAAGCCTTTGATATGCCAAGTTATACTTTTCATTAGTATCAAAATAATTATTATCATAAAATCTAACCTTCTCAAATTCATTATAAGCAAGCTCCCAGTTACCCTCTGACAAATAGTCACTTCCTAATTGATAATGGCGCTTTTTATACTCTTCTTTGGCATTATATAATAATCTATTGACCTCTACACTATCTTTAACATCTTTAGCCTGAGACAAATCTCTAATAGCTAAACCATACTCCCCTTTTCCTAGGTACATCTTCCCTTTACTTAGATGGTTTTGATATGTCTCTTCACGGTGATTTTTAATCATCTTATAAATACCAACTACCCCTAAAATCACTAAAGCTCCAATCAATCCCTTCTTCATTCCATCTGAATCATCTGAACTAGCAGAAACTGTTTGAGCGCGGGCATAGTCAATTCCTACAAAAGAAACCAACATAAATACCATTAAAATTACTGAGACAACTCTCCTAGCTTTCAATTTTAAAATTCCCCTTTCTCTACTCCGTAGTTTATTATACTTAATTTAATTATTTTAAATATAATTATTTATTGCATATTCTACATTAACAATAACAAATCCTCCATTATTATAAAATTTAATTAACCTAACAATAATTATCCAATGATTCTAAATTGAATAATATAATAGGATTTATGTAATTAGATATGATGGTAAAAAATAATGAGTGACAGATGACGAGAAGAGCTCCTTACTCCTTATCCATCACTTGTCACTCATTATCACACTATCATAATCTCTTCACTATGTTATATCAATTAAT of the Orenia metallireducens genome contains:
- a CDS encoding ArsR/SmtB family transcription factor codes for the protein MENITKEMEILESKAKVLKALSHPIRLCIVKGLMKEEGCNVSKMQSCLEIPQSTLSQHLAKLRNLGILEGERNGIEINYYVIDEDAKKVVKALF
- a CDS encoding CsgG/HfaB family protein; the protein is MKARRVVSVILMVFMLVSFVGIDYARAQTVSASSDDSDGMKKGLIGALVILGVVGIYKMIKNHREETYQNHLSKGKMYLGKGEYGLAIRDLSQAKDVKDSVEVNRLLYNAKEEYKKRHYQLGSDYLSEGNWELAYNEFEKVRFYDNNYFDTNEKYNLAYQRLRELRLKRIAVIDFEDTTYRYNLGSRATSLFAAQLLDRNPKFIEVVERKQLDAILEEQQLGATGLIDSETAKEIGNILGVDYLVVGKVLSGSVNKDESSEYVETWDGKQKKRYHVQKQSYTKVIFKLLDVSDASIALSKTVTKKATYSEYYYQDESIIIPSDEEMIDRVLTEAVDEFAQDVYQKYEL